A window of Plantibacter sp. PA-3-X8 genomic DNA:
TCCGTTCTTCGGGGTGTCCCGATGAGCGGCCTGGAGAGCCTCTACCAGGAGCTCATCCTCGACCACGCCCGCCAGCGCCACGGCTTCGGGTTGCGGGACGCGCCCGCCGCCGAGTCGCACCAGCTCAACCCCACCTGCGGCGACGAGGTCACCCTGCAGCTCCATCCCGGGCCCGACGGTCGTCTCGCACCGATCGCCTGGGAGGGGCACGGCTGCTCGATCTCGCAGGCGTCGAGCTCCTGCCTGAGCGACCTCGCAGCAGGCCTCACGCCGTCCGAGCTCCAGGCCCTGGTCGACGAGTTCCGCACGGTCATCCGCTCGCGGGGCACGCTCGAGTTCGACGAGGAACGGTTCGGAGACGCCGCGGCGTTCAGTGGCGTCTCGCGCTACATCGCCCGCGTGAAATGCGCCATGCTCCCCTGGGTCGCAGCCGAAGAGGCCATCTCCCGCCTGCCGTGAGCAGGCGCCCCACCTCCGCCCGGCCGAGGGCTGGTCAGG
This region includes:
- the sufU gene encoding Fe-S cluster assembly sulfur transfer protein SufU, producing MSGLESLYQELILDHARQRHGFGLRDAPAAESHQLNPTCGDEVTLQLHPGPDGRLAPIAWEGHGCSISQASSSCLSDLAAGLTPSELQALVDEFRTVIRSRGTLEFDEERFGDAAAFSGVSRYIARVKCAMLPWVAAEEAISRLP